In Populus alba chromosome 1, ASM523922v2, whole genome shotgun sequence, a single window of DNA contains:
- the LOC118036930 gene encoding cysteine-rich receptor-like protein kinase 42, which yields MISLHLPPKLITINLQSWLFLSLFYAASFLFSLSISDPRITQSGIYCGNSKSTFLIPTFIKEMGALSRVITTSHFATNNPNHSSTLTFYALAQCHQDLSQTDCLLCYAASRTKLPRCLPSLSGRIYLDGCFLRYDNYSFYQESVSSSFDTFKCGNEYLDVDDDDDKHLKFLTRVGYAVGNVTIQAVENSGFAVVNVDGIYALAQCWESVGREGCRGCLEMAAKAARGCVPKKEGRGMNAGCYLRYSTDKFYNNGGGDERNAHGFSGPGIAIAVVLAAAACLMLSIFAAYASYVRLLKAKRERNNLGKVPFSFNKSSLNFKYEILEKATDFFSPSRKLGQGGAGSVFIGTLPNGETVAVKRLIFNTRQWVDEFFNEVNLISGIQHKNLVKLLGCSIEGPESLLVYEYVRNKSLDQFLFDKTRSGTLNWKQRFEIILGTAEGLAYLHGGSQVRIIHRDIKSSNVLLDDNLTPKIADFGLVRCFGADKSHLSTGIAGTIGYMAPEYLIRGQLTDKADVYSFGVLVLEILGGKRCNAFVENSGSLLQTVWRLYRSNRLVDAVDPCLRDEFPTGEATCVLQIGLLCTQASAALRPSMAQVVHFLTNNDCEIPPPNQPPYMNTSLLETENSWRSYSINSLVSKGPTEVEASSTSMESSSIHSSEAK from the exons ATGATCTCCCTCCATCTTCCTCCAAAACTAATTACTATAAATCTTCAAAGCTGGCTCTTCTTGTCCCTCTTCTACGCAGCCAGCTTCCTCTTCTCCCTCTCGATCTCTGATCCTAGGATAACACAATCTGGTATCTACTGTGGAAACTCAAAATCTACCTTTCTTATCCCAACTTTTATTAAAGAGATGGGAGCTCTCTCTCGAGTAATAACCACCAGCCATTTTGCCACTAACAATCCCAACCACTCTTCTACTCTCACTTTTTATGCATTAGCCCAATGCCACCAAGATCTCTCCCAAACCGACTGCCTTCTTTGCTATGCTGCTTCTCGCACCAAGCTCCCTCGCTGCCTCCCTTCCCTCTCCGGCCGCATCTATCTTGATGGCTGCTTCTTGCGTTATGACAACTACAGCTTCTATCAAGaatctgtttcttcttcttttgatacCTTCAAGTGTGGTAATGAATATCTTGATgttgacgacgacgacgacaagCACCTCAAGTTTCTTACACGGGTTGGCTATGCTGTTGGTAACGTAACGATTCAAGCTGTGGAGAATAGTGGGTTTGCAGTCGTCAACGTTGACGGCATTTACGCGTTGGCTCAGTGTTGGGAAAGTGTTGGCAGAGAAGGGTGTAGAGGGTGCTTGGAGATGGCCGCGAAGGCGGCGAGAGGGTGCGTGCCCAAGAAGGAAGGGAGAGGAATGAATGCTGGCTGTTACTTGAGGTACTCGACCGACAAGTTTTACAATAATGGGGGAGGAGATGAAAGGAATGCTCATG GTTTTTCTGGCCCTGGAATCGCCATTGCTGTAGTTTTAGCAGCTGCCGCATGTCTCATGCTTTCCATCTTTGCAGCTTATGCCAGCTATGTAAGATTGTTGAAGGCAAAACGAG AACGCAACAATCTCGGCAAGGTTCCGTTCTCTTTCAACAAATCGAGTTTGAACTTCAAATACGAGATCTTGGAGAAGGCAACAGATTTTTTCAGCCCATCAAGGAAACTAGGGCAAGGAGGAGCTGGTTCTGTATTCATCGGGACTCTTCCAAATGGAGAAACTGTTGCTGTGAAGAGATTGATTTTCAACACCAGGCAATGGGTGGACGAGTTCTTCAACGAAGTCAATTTGATCAGTGGAATTCAGCACAAGAATCTCGTGAAGCTGCTGGGTTGCAGCATTGAAGGCCCTGAGAGCCTGCTGGTTTATGAGTATGTTCGGAACAAGAGCCTCGATCAGTTCCTTTTTG ACAAGACTAGAAGTGGGACTCTAAATTGGAAGCAGCGTTTTGAGATAATTCTTGGAACAGCAGAAGGGCTTGCATATCTCCATGGAGGTTCTCAAGTGAGAATTATACACAGAGACATAAAGAGCAGCAATGTCCTTCTTGATGATAATCTCACTCCAAAGATTGCAGACTTTGGACTTGTTCGGTGTTTTGGAGCTGATAAATCGCATCTTAGCACTGGCATTGCAGGGACAAT AGGCTACATGGCTCCTGAGTATCTCATCCGTGGACAACTCACCGATAAAGCAGATGTTTATAGTTTTGGAGTCCTGGTTCTTGAGATTTTAGGTGGCAAGAGGTGCAATGCCTTCGTGGAGAACTCTGGATCCCTCCTCCAAACA GTATGGAGGCTTTACAGATCAAACAGGCTGGTTGATGCAGTTGACCCTTGCCTCCGAGATGAATTCCCTACTGGAGAGGCAACATGCGTGCTTCAAATTGGGCTGCTTTGCACCCAAGCTTCAGCAGCCTTAAGACCATCAATGGCACAAGTAGTTCATTTCTTGACCAACAATGATTGCGAGATTCCTCCTCCAAATCAACCTCCTTATATGAATACTTCACTACTGGAGACTGAGAATTCGTGGAGGTCTTATAGCATAAACAGTTTGGTGTCAAAGGGGCCAACAGAGGTTGAAGCTTCCTCCACTTCCATGGAGTCCTCAAGTATTCATAGTTCAGAGGCCAAATAG